The following coding sequences lie in one Maledivibacter sp. genomic window:
- a CDS encoding DUF2292 domain-containing protein, whose product MSKNQSQILVSEKEKHLIELIRNTGYGELKVVIQDALPIRVEELKKSIKL is encoded by the coding sequence TTGAGTAAGAACCAAAGTCAAATACTTGTAAGTGAAAAGGAGAAGCATTTAATTGAGTTGATTCGAAATACAGGGTATGGAGAATTAAAGGTCGTTATACAGGATGCCTTGCCCATAAGGGTAGAGGAACTAAAAAAATCCATAAAGTTATAA